A genomic stretch from Mycobacterium malmoense includes:
- a CDS encoding AMP-binding protein: MILGPQSSILSMLHGRASLRPNDLAFTFTNYEHDWEGVPERLTWSQLSRRTLSVARELSLHGSVGDRAVILAPQSLDYIAAFLGSMQAGLIAVPLPLPHRGSSHERVSAVVADTSPSVVLTTSAVAEDITDYVDHARLDAVPKIFEIDSMNLDVDDGTSVRTTDLPSTAYLQYSSGSTRLPTGVMLSHRNLQVNFEQLMRSFFAGSKVPSDASIVSWLPFYHDMGLVLGVCAPILSGHRAELTSPVSFLERPARWVRSLAENPHAWSSAPNFAFDLAARKTTDDDLAGLDLGGVLGIISGAERVEPATLRRFVDRFAHFNFRDHMMRPSYGLAEATVFVATGTWSESSPAAHFDVGELGAGRVRRCAPGTGTGLVKYRVPQSPTLRIVDGDTRRECAPHVVGEIWVHGENVAEGYWRKPPKEQRCFGATLVDPSPGTPDGPWLRTGDLGFIDEGELFIVGRIKDLLIIRGRNHYPEDIEATVQEITRGRVAAISVPVNSTEQLVTIIELKKRSHSDEDAMRWLSEVKSDVTSAISNAHGLNIGDLVLVPAGSIPTTTSGKIRRAACVEQYCEDRFTRLDAED, encoded by the coding sequence ATGATACTGGGGCCTCAGTCATCCATTCTCTCGATGCTGCATGGACGTGCCAGCCTGCGACCCAACGATTTAGCATTCACTTTTACCAATTACGAGCACGATTGGGAGGGTGTTCCCGAGAGGCTCACGTGGTCGCAATTATCCCGCCGAACGTTGAGTGTGGCACGCGAACTCAGCCTTCATGGGTCGGTCGGAGACAGGGCGGTAATCCTGGCTCCCCAGAGCCTGGATTATATTGCGGCGTTCCTGGGATCCATGCAGGCTGGGCTGATCGCGGTTCCGCTCCCGTTGCCGCACCGCGGCTCGAGTCACGAGCGGGTGAGTGCGGTCGTGGCCGATACGTCGCCCTCAGTTGTTCTCACCACGTCCGCGGTCGCGGAAGACATCACCGACTATGTCGACCACGCACGCCTGGACGCGGTCCCCAAGATCTTCGAAATCGATTCGATGAACCTGGATGTCGATGACGGAACAAGCGTTCGGACAACCGATTTGCCCAGCACGGCGTATTTGCAGTACAGCTCGGGTTCAACCCGGCTGCCAACCGGAGTCATGCTCTCGCATCGCAACCTCCAGGTGAACTTCGAGCAGCTGATGCGCAGCTTTTTCGCGGGCTCGAAAGTCCCGTCCGACGCCTCGATTGTGTCGTGGTTGCCCTTCTACCATGACATGGGTTTGGTGCTGGGGGTCTGCGCACCGATCCTGAGCGGCCATCGCGCCGAGCTGACGAGCCCGGTTTCGTTCTTGGAAAGGCCGGCCCGGTGGGTGCGATCCCTGGCCGAGAATCCTCATGCGTGGTCGTCGGCGCCTAACTTCGCCTTTGACTTGGCCGCCCGCAAGACAACCGACGATGACCTGGCCGGGCTCGACCTCGGTGGGGTGCTGGGCATCATCAGCGGTGCCGAACGTGTCGAGCCGGCCACCTTGCGGCGCTTCGTCGATCGGTTCGCGCACTTCAATTTTCGGGATCACATGATGCGTCCGTCGTATGGCTTGGCGGAGGCGACCGTCTTCGTGGCGACGGGCACCTGGAGCGAATCGTCGCCGGCAGCTCACTTCGATGTCGGAGAACTGGGCGCCGGCCGCGTTCGGCGGTGTGCGCCCGGGACCGGCACGGGGCTGGTCAAATACAGAGTGCCGCAATCACCCACGCTGCGGATCGTCGACGGTGACACACGCCGCGAGTGCGCGCCGCACGTGGTCGGTGAGATCTGGGTACATGGCGAGAACGTCGCCGAGGGTTACTGGCGCAAACCCCCCAAAGAGCAGCGCTGCTTCGGCGCAACGCTCGTCGACCCTTCGCCGGGCACGCCTGACGGGCCGTGGCTACGAACCGGCGACCTGGGTTTCATCGACGAGGGTGAGCTGTTCATTGTCGGCCGCATCAAGGACCTGTTGATCATCCGCGGGCGTAACCACTATCCCGAGGATATCGAGGCGACGGTCCAAGAGATCACCCGTGGCCGGGTCGCCGCGATATCGGTCCCGGTGAACAGCACCGAGCAGCTGGTCACCATCATCGAGCTCAAGAAGCGAAGCCACTCCGACGAGGACGCGATGCGCTGGCTCAGCGAGGTCAAGAGCGATGTCACCTCCGCGATCTCCAACGCGCACGGCCTAAATATCGGGGACCTCGTCCTGGTGCCGGCCGGGTCGATTCCCACGACGACGAGCGGCAAGATCCGGCGCGCCGCCTGCGTCGAGCAGTACTGCGAAGACCGATTCACCCGGTTGGACGCCGAGGACTAA
- a CDS encoding AAA family ATPase: MNTANTLADLAPTERWCPPGFGENEAAREALGGRDACAGAALTAERQEVLDWAQARIDELIGLTEAKEHFRVWRTALESDGGAMISCAENHMVFLGAPGTAKKTFARIISEVLFGLGTLTRPHVTEVTAHDLIVEGDLLRSAAKMKDICGQARGGVLFLDEAHRLAPNTDNGPWGIEAIYALLTCMAAYRDDLVVILAGHPRPMQDFLTTHAGLAARFPTTITFASYTPDEIIALGRRIAGREQLVVHDTAWELLRVEAARLRSIPYDSATLRDVAGNARYAREVIEACQRVRARRLHRRAPHRRDLGQLLCTDPSVLHVNTTDMERAITASRPATALAAYRHLYPNTETHQHNTFPQTQPNHR; this comes from the coding sequence ATGAACACTGCCAACACTCTGGCCGACCTAGCACCGACAGAACGCTGGTGCCCACCGGGATTCGGTGAGAACGAAGCCGCCAGGGAAGCGTTAGGCGGTCGCGACGCGTGCGCGGGCGCCGCCCTGACCGCGGAGCGTCAGGAGGTCCTTGATTGGGCACAAGCACGCATCGATGAATTAATCGGCTTGACCGAAGCCAAAGAACACTTCAGGGTGTGGCGCACCGCACTGGAGAGCGACGGCGGCGCGATGATCTCCTGTGCAGAAAACCACATGGTGTTCCTGGGCGCACCGGGCACCGCGAAAAAAACATTCGCCCGAATCATCAGCGAAGTGCTCTTCGGATTGGGCACCCTCACCCGCCCACACGTCACCGAGGTCACCGCCCACGACCTCATCGTCGAGGGTGATCTGTTACGCAGCGCCGCCAAGATGAAAGACATCTGCGGCCAGGCCCGCGGTGGGGTGCTGTTCCTTGACGAGGCCCACCGGCTGGCCCCCAACACCGACAACGGTCCATGGGGGATAGAAGCGATCTATGCCCTATTGACGTGCATGGCGGCCTACCGCGACGACCTCGTGGTCATCCTCGCCGGCCACCCCCGCCCCATGCAAGACTTCCTGACCACCCACGCCGGGCTGGCCGCCCGATTCCCCACCACCATCACCTTCGCCAGCTACACCCCCGACGAAATCATCGCCCTCGGGCGCCGCATCGCCGGCAGGGAACAGCTTGTGGTGCACGACACGGCATGGGAACTGCTGCGCGTCGAAGCGGCCCGGCTGCGGTCGATCCCGTACGACAGCGCCACGCTGCGCGACGTCGCCGGCAACGCCCGCTACGCCCGGGAAGTCATCGAGGCCTGCCAACGCGTACGGGCCCGCAGACTGCACCGACGCGCACCCCACCGCCGCGACCTCGGACAACTCCTGTGCACCGACCCTAGTGTTCTGCACGTCAACACCACCGACATGGAACGCGCGATCACCGCATCACGCCCCGCCACAGCACTAGCAGCCTACCGACACCTCTACCCCAACACCGAAACCCACCAGCACAACACCTTCCCACAAACCCAACCCAACCACCGCTGA
- a CDS encoding NAD(P)H-dependent amine dehydrogenase family protein yields the protein MSTASTDRPLRVIQWTTGNIGRRSLHAIIGRPDMELVGVYAHGADKVGVDAAELSGWPEPTGVKATNDVEALVALGADACCYNPLWPNIDELVRLLESGVNVCSSAAWITGGKQTPQDRKRIEDACKRGNSTIFGSGAHPGMTNMVGMALSGSCERVDEIRITESVDCSTYESAETQTAMGFSQDPDTPGLAESVRRESEVFAESAAMMADAIGARLDKMTFDVTFTPATADSDLGFMKIPAGTIGGVYGYHRGWEGDRNVVSVGFNWTMGSHVVPPKPLEHGHVIQVFGLPNMRTVLHCLPPKDWTEPGFMGLGMIYTAMPVTNAVPAVVAAKPGIVTLADLPPVTGRVAR from the coding sequence ATGAGCACAGCCAGCACCGACCGCCCGCTGCGGGTGATCCAGTGGACGACCGGCAACATCGGGCGGCGTTCGCTGCACGCCATCATCGGCCGGCCCGACATGGAACTGGTCGGGGTGTACGCGCACGGGGCCGACAAGGTCGGCGTCGATGCCGCCGAACTTTCCGGCTGGCCGGAGCCGACCGGGGTGAAGGCCACCAACGACGTGGAAGCTCTGGTCGCGCTGGGCGCCGACGCGTGTTGCTATAACCCGTTGTGGCCCAATATCGACGAACTGGTGCGGCTGCTGGAATCGGGGGTCAACGTGTGTTCCAGCGCCGCCTGGATCACCGGCGGCAAGCAGACACCGCAGGACCGCAAGCGCATCGAGGACGCGTGCAAACGGGGCAACTCGACGATCTTCGGCAGCGGCGCGCATCCCGGGATGACGAACATGGTCGGCATGGCGCTGTCCGGCTCCTGCGAGCGCGTCGACGAGATCCGGATCACCGAGTCGGTGGACTGCTCGACCTACGAATCGGCGGAAACCCAGACGGCGATGGGATTCTCGCAGGACCCCGACACGCCAGGCCTGGCCGAGAGCGTGCGGCGGGAAAGCGAGGTCTTCGCCGAGTCGGCGGCGATGATGGCCGACGCGATCGGCGCGAGGCTGGATAAGATGACCTTCGACGTCACCTTCACCCCGGCCACCGCCGACTCCGACCTGGGCTTCATGAAAATCCCCGCCGGAACGATCGGCGGCGTCTACGGCTACCACCGCGGCTGGGAAGGCGACCGCAACGTCGTCAGCGTCGGATTCAACTGGACCATGGGCAGTCATGTCGTCCCGCCCAAACCGCTGGAGCACGGCCACGTCATCCAGGTGTTCGGGCTGCCCAACATGCGCACCGTGCTGCACTGCCTGCCGCCGAAGGACTGGACCGAGCCCGGCTTCATGGGCCTGGGCATGATCTACACCGCGATGCCGGTGACCAACGCGGTCCCGGCGGTGGTGGCCGCCAAACCCGGCATCGTGACGCTGGCCGATTTGCCGCCGGTCACCGGCCGGGTGGCGCGATAG
- a CDS encoding MmpS family transport accessory protein produces MTRAVKRAWIPLLLLVVLAVSTLVVSRLHRIFGSQDLNANAGAGIEIVQFNPKVVVYEVSGPPGTTANINYWDENANTHQVNAAPLPWSTTISTTLPAVSANIMAQGDGNQISCKITVDGVVREQQNADGHNAQTFCLVKSA; encoded by the coding sequence ATAACCCGGGCCGTCAAGCGGGCGTGGATACCCCTGCTGCTGCTGGTCGTTCTGGCGGTCTCCACCTTGGTCGTCTCGCGGTTGCATAGGATCTTCGGCTCGCAGGACCTCAACGCGAACGCCGGCGCGGGGATCGAGATCGTCCAGTTCAACCCGAAGGTCGTCGTCTACGAGGTCTCCGGCCCACCCGGCACCACCGCGAACATCAATTACTGGGACGAGAACGCCAACACGCATCAGGTCAACGCGGCGCCGCTGCCGTGGTCGACCACGATCTCGACGACGCTGCCCGCGGTGAGCGCCAACATCATGGCGCAAGGTGACGGCAACCAAATCAGCTGCAAAATCACCGTGGACGGTGTGGTCCGCGAACAGCAAAACGCCGACGGCCACAATGCCCAGACCTTCTGCCTGGTGAAGTCCGCATGA
- a CDS encoding RND family transporter: MSDLNSKGDSDIKGADDSEATGPIKVQSSGRPERGHWPLIPHMIRWFAVPIILAWVFITVLVNVIVPRLEVVSEEHSAPMTPLDAPSMKAMMLLGHNFHEFDSNSTVMIVLEGQQPLGDDAHHYYDNLIRQLRQDPKHIQHIQDFWGDRLTAAGAQSADGKGAYVMLNLAGNQGTTLANDSVDAVRKVIERNQAPPGVKAYVTGPAALSDDMHIIGNASLAKITLFTLGAIAIMLLLVYRSIVTTLVQLFMTGIALASSRGVVAVLGYHNVFGLTTFAANILTMLAIAAGTDYGIFLIGRYQEALQAGEDRITAYYTTFRGVAPVVLGSGLTIAGATYCLSFARLPWFNTMGAPVAIGMLVVVLAGLTLGPAVVVAGSRFHLFESKRAAKRGRLWRRVGTAVVRWPAPILAVSGAIVLVGMVALPGFKTSYNDRYYLPTSAPSNIGQAAADRHFSQARMNPDMLMVEADHDMRNTADMLVLDRVAKNVMRTVGIAMIQDITRPLGIPIQHSSIPFQNSMQSQTTMQNMDFLKERMADILRMADELQAQIDYTERLYAVTKDLSSAADDSAKTTAETSEITDQLRNHIADFDDFWRPIRSYFYWEKHCYDIPICWSLRSLFDSLDGFDELAQKFHELTADIQRTAAATHEMLVIIPTMIQTLKTTKGITLTLYQTFRAMIDQMDAMSNTAIVMGQSFDTSKNDDFFYLPPEAFDNPDFQTGLRMFLSPDGKSARFFITHQGDPMTPEGISRVDSERTAAQEGLKQSSLSDAKVYLGGTAATFKDMADGEKYDLMIAVVSALTLIFMIMLLLTRSAVAALVIVGTAASSIAASFGLSVLIWQDLFGIKIHWIVAALSVIILLAVGSDYNLLLVSRFREEIHGGLKTGIIRSMAGTGGVVTAAGLVFAFTMASMLGSDLRVLGQFGSTVCIGLLLDTLIVRTLLMPSIATLLGRWFWWPQVVHPRGDNARRPASRPSA; encoded by the coding sequence ATGAGCGACCTGAACAGCAAGGGCGACTCCGACATTAAAGGCGCCGACGACTCCGAGGCCACGGGGCCGATCAAGGTCCAGAGTTCCGGGCGCCCCGAGCGCGGCCACTGGCCACTCATCCCGCACATGATCCGCTGGTTCGCGGTGCCGATCATCTTGGCCTGGGTGTTCATCACGGTCCTGGTGAACGTCATCGTTCCCCGATTGGAGGTCGTCAGCGAAGAGCACTCGGCGCCGATGACCCCCCTGGACGCGCCGTCCATGAAGGCGATGATGCTGCTGGGTCACAACTTCCACGAATTCGACTCCAACAGCACGGTCATGATCGTGCTGGAGGGTCAGCAACCCCTCGGCGACGACGCGCACCACTACTACGACAACCTGATTCGCCAACTGCGGCAGGATCCCAAGCACATCCAGCACATCCAGGACTTCTGGGGAGACCGGCTGACGGCCGCGGGAGCGCAGAGCGCCGACGGCAAGGGCGCCTACGTCATGCTGAACCTCGCCGGCAACCAGGGCACGACCCTGGCCAACGACTCCGTCGACGCCGTCCGCAAGGTGATCGAGCGAAACCAGGCACCACCCGGCGTGAAGGCCTACGTGACCGGGCCCGCGGCGCTGTCCGATGACATGCACATCATCGGTAACGCCAGCCTGGCCAAGATCACGCTGTTCACCCTGGGCGCCATCGCGATCATGTTGCTGCTGGTGTACCGCTCCATCGTCACCACACTGGTCCAGCTGTTCATGACCGGGATCGCGCTGGCATCGTCGCGCGGAGTCGTCGCGGTTCTCGGCTACCACAACGTCTTTGGGCTCACCACGTTCGCCGCCAACATCCTCACCATGCTGGCGATCGCGGCCGGAACCGACTACGGGATCTTCCTCATCGGCCGCTATCAAGAGGCGCTTCAAGCCGGCGAGGACCGAATAACCGCCTACTACACCACGTTTCGTGGGGTGGCTCCGGTCGTCTTGGGGTCGGGCCTGACCATCGCCGGGGCGACCTACTGCCTGAGCTTTGCGCGGCTGCCCTGGTTCAACACCATGGGCGCACCCGTGGCGATCGGCATGCTGGTCGTGGTGCTGGCCGGGCTCACGCTGGGTCCCGCGGTGGTCGTCGCGGGCAGCCGCTTCCATCTGTTCGAATCCAAACGGGCGGCGAAGAGGGGTCGGCTCTGGCGGCGGGTGGGCACCGCGGTAGTGCGTTGGCCCGCACCGATTCTGGCCGTCAGTGGCGCGATCGTCCTGGTCGGCATGGTCGCCCTGCCGGGCTTCAAGACGAGCTACAACGACCGCTACTACCTGCCGACCTCGGCCCCGTCCAACATCGGGCAAGCGGCCGCGGACCGGCACTTCTCTCAGGCCCGGATGAACCCCGACATGTTGATGGTCGAGGCCGACCACGACATGCGCAATACCGCCGACATGCTGGTGCTGGACAGGGTGGCCAAAAACGTCATGCGCACGGTCGGCATCGCCATGATCCAGGACATCACCAGGCCGCTGGGAATTCCGATCCAGCACAGCTCGATTCCGTTCCAGAACAGCATGCAAAGCCAAACGACCATGCAGAACATGGACTTTCTCAAGGAGCGCATGGCCGACATCCTCAGGATGGCCGACGAGCTGCAGGCCCAGATCGACTACACGGAACGCTTGTACGCAGTGACCAAAGATCTGTCCAGCGCCGCCGACGACAGCGCAAAGACCACCGCGGAAACCTCCGAGATCACCGACCAGTTGCGCAACCACATCGCGGATTTCGACGACTTCTGGCGGCCGATACGTAGTTACTTCTACTGGGAGAAGCACTGCTACGACATTCCCATCTGCTGGTCATTGCGGTCCCTGTTCGACTCGCTGGACGGATTCGACGAGCTCGCCCAGAAATTCCACGAGCTGACGGCCGACATCCAGCGCACCGCCGCGGCCACCCACGAGATGCTGGTGATCATCCCGACGATGATTCAGACGCTGAAGACCACAAAAGGGATCACGCTGACGCTGTACCAGACGTTCAGGGCGATGATCGACCAGATGGACGCCATGAGCAACACCGCGATCGTCATGGGGCAAAGCTTCGACACCTCCAAGAACGACGACTTCTTCTACCTGCCGCCGGAGGCCTTCGACAACCCGGACTTCCAGACGGGGCTTCGCATGTTCCTGTCGCCGGACGGCAAGTCGGCGCGCTTCTTCATCACCCACCAGGGCGATCCCATGACGCCGGAAGGGATCTCGCGTGTCGATTCGGAGCGCACCGCCGCGCAGGAGGGGCTGAAGCAATCCTCCCTCTCGGACGCCAAGGTGTATCTCGGCGGCACGGCCGCGACCTTCAAGGACATGGCCGACGGCGAAAAGTACGACCTCATGATCGCGGTGGTGTCGGCGCTCACGCTGATCTTCATGATCATGCTGTTGCTCACCCGGAGCGCGGTGGCCGCACTGGTCATCGTCGGCACCGCGGCCAGCTCGATCGCCGCGTCGTTCGGGCTGTCCGTGCTCATTTGGCAGGATCTGTTCGGCATCAAGATCCACTGGATCGTGGCGGCGCTGTCGGTGATCATCCTGCTGGCCGTCGGGTCCGACTACAACCTGCTGCTGGTCTCCCGGTTCAGGGAGGAGATCCATGGCGGGCTCAAGACGGGGATCATCCGCTC